The Caloranaerobacter sp. TR13 genome contains the following window.
TATTAATTTCTTAGCATATTTTATTATAGCGGTAGCTGAAGAAAAAGTCTCAAGACATCCATTATTTCCACAATTACAATCATAAAAATTCTCTCCTACAATCATATGACCTATTTCTGATCCAATTCCATGTGCTCCACTATATACTTTGCCACTTAGTATTATTCCGCCACCAACACCTGTTCCTAGTGTTATAAAAATAGAGTTTTCGTAGCCCTTTGTAACACCTTTGATACTTTCTGCTATACCTGCTACAGTTGCATCATTTTCTATATAAATAGGAAACTCAAATTCTTTTTTCAAATTCTCACCAAGAGGTACATTTGCCCATCCTAGGTTTGGACAATATATAACTTTGTTACCTTCTGGATCTGCTACTCCTGGTACGCCTATTCCTATAGATTTTACTTTATTGCCCTTATCCTCTGCAATATTTATTAAGCCTTTTATTAATTCAATAATATCTTTTTCTACTTCCAAATATCCTCTTTTTGCTTTGGTATCTATTTGTTTCTTATATACTATATCACCATTTTTGTCTACAATACCAGCTTTTATTGCAGTTCCACCAATATCTATTCCTATATACATCATATTTCCCCCTCTACATTTCTGGTTTGATATAGCTTTCCATAAATCTTTTCTTGCCTTTTGCTTTAAGAAAGTTCTTGAATTTTTCTACAGAAGTATTTATAATCAATTCTTCAGGCATATCAATTATTTCAAATAATTCAATTACTTTTTCAAATCTTCCTACATCAAAAGCAATATGTGAATCGCTACCAACTATAACTTTTACACCATACTCCTTACACAACTTTGCTATTTTAATGCAGTTATCTCTACTTCCACTTCTGCTTGGACCAAATGAACTGTTATTTATTTCTATAAGTTTTCCAGTTTCTCTTGCTTTTAAAACCATTTTCTCATAATCAAGTGGAAAAACTGGATTACCTGGATGGACAATTATATCTACATATTTATTTTCCATAGCTTTTATTATTGCATTTGTATTTTGATTAACATTACCAGGTTCAATGCACGGTTCATGTAGTCCAGCTAGAACTAAATCTAATTTGATTAAATATTCCTCAGGAACATCTAGATTTCCATCAAAATCTATAATATTAGCTTCAACACCTTTAAGAATTTCCACTCCATATATTTTTTCAGGTATAACTCTTTGATTACCTATATGGAATAAATGAGGCCCTCCAGGCATATTGGGCCCATGATCAGTTATTCCTACTA
Protein-coding sequences here:
- a CDS encoding phosphatase, with translation MVKLKLLMDTHCHTVASGHAYSTVMEIAREANNKGLRLVGITDHGPNMPGGPHLFHIGNQRVIPEKIYGVEILKGVEANIIDFDGNLDVPEEYLIKLDLVLAGLHEPCIEPGNVNQNTNAIIKAMENKYVDIIVHPGNPVFPLDYEKMVLKARETGKLIEINNSSFGPSRSGSRDNCIKIAKLCKEYGVKVIVGSDSHIAFDVGRFEKVIELFEIIDMPEELIINTSVEKFKNFLKAKGKKRFMESYIKPEM
- a CDS encoding ROK family protein produces the protein MYIGIDIGGTAIKAGIVDKNGDIVYKKQIDTKAKRGYLEVEKDIIELIKGLINIAEDKGNKVKSIGIGVPGVADPEGNKVIYCPNLGWANVPLGENLKKEFEFPIYIENDATVAGIAESIKGVTKGYENSIFITLGTGVGGGIILSGKVYSGAHGIGSEIGHMIVGENFYDCNCGNNGCLETFSSATAIIKYAKKLIKEGQYETTLMKKVNDDLMKLNSKIIFDSAKEGDQLANEVVDRMVKYLGIGIANLINILDPDVVAIGGGVSKAGIFLLEKIKREVSKYVLYKEAKHAEIFLAELGNDAGIIGAALLSEYK